The following proteins are co-located in the Microbacterium immunditiarum genome:
- a CDS encoding CDP-glycerol glycerophosphotransferase family protein — translation MSLVADAKKAVALLRKAVTNRRAVVEVRRRLAERPPHPDHHFKVAVYFADGAVNMYQMRQWYKPLSELAKRWPVVVLSRAATGARALLAEDSPPVAFVPTVRDLERFIARQDIRVVLYVNQNTRNFQMFRYGRRWHVFINHGESDKMYMTTNQFKAYDYALVAGDAARERLSRVLWDYDLERRTIQIGRPQADHYSGTLPFTPDERTVVLYAPTWEGDRPSAHYGSVRTHGEALVAALLATGRHRVIYRPHPRSGVVDPEYGAANKRIIAAFEAANASDPSAHHVYDDGPDLGWQLSIADVAIVDISAMVYDRLAAGKPLLITRPADPEAIVDTHGYLSACEWLDAASAHAVVAQITRVLEDPDATARLAHWVRRYFGDTTPGAATARFHDAIEGLMKEWDAWHDRSVARGDVDEDEEQQAAELDE, via the coding sequence GTGAGTCTGGTGGCGGATGCGAAGAAGGCGGTGGCCCTCCTGCGGAAGGCCGTCACGAACCGACGCGCCGTCGTGGAGGTCCGCCGCAGGCTCGCGGAGCGGCCGCCGCATCCGGATCATCACTTCAAGGTCGCCGTGTACTTCGCCGACGGCGCGGTGAACATGTACCAGATGCGGCAGTGGTACAAGCCGCTCTCCGAGCTCGCGAAGCGCTGGCCCGTGGTGGTGCTGAGCCGCGCGGCGACGGGCGCCCGCGCTCTGCTCGCCGAAGACTCGCCGCCCGTGGCGTTCGTCCCGACAGTGCGCGACCTGGAGCGGTTCATCGCGAGGCAGGACATCCGGGTCGTCCTCTACGTGAATCAGAACACGCGGAACTTCCAGATGTTCCGGTACGGCCGCCGCTGGCACGTGTTCATCAACCACGGCGAGTCCGACAAGATGTACATGACCACGAACCAGTTCAAGGCGTACGACTACGCCCTGGTCGCGGGCGACGCGGCGCGCGAGCGCCTCTCGCGCGTGCTGTGGGACTACGACCTCGAGCGGCGGACCATCCAGATCGGCCGCCCGCAGGCCGACCACTACTCGGGCACGCTGCCGTTCACGCCCGACGAGCGCACCGTCGTGCTGTACGCCCCGACCTGGGAGGGCGACCGCCCCTCGGCGCACTACGGCTCCGTGCGCACCCACGGCGAGGCGCTCGTAGCCGCACTGCTGGCCACCGGCCGGCATCGCGTCATCTATCGGCCGCACCCGCGCTCGGGCGTCGTCGACCCCGAGTACGGCGCGGCGAACAAGCGCATCATCGCGGCGTTCGAGGCCGCGAACGCGTCCGACCCGTCGGCGCACCACGTCTACGACGACGGTCCCGACCTCGGGTGGCAGCTCTCGATCGCGGATGTCGCGATCGTCGACATCTCGGCGATGGTGTACGACCGGCTGGCGGCCGGCAAGCCGCTCTTGATCACGCGGCCGGCGGACCCCGAAGCGATCGTCGACACGCACGGCTATCTGTCGGCGTGCGAGTGGCTGGACGCCGCATCCGCCCACGCTGTCGTCGCGCAGATCACGCGGGTCCTCGAAGATCCGGATGCCACGGCTCGCCTCGCGCACTGGGTGCGGCGCTACTTCGGCGACACGACCCCGGGCGCGGCGACGGCGAGGTTCCACGACGCGATCGAGGGCCTCATGAAGGAGTGGGACGCGTGGCACGACCGCTCCGTCGCCCGCGGCGACGTGGACGAGGACGAGGAACAGCAGGCAGCCGAGCTCGACGAGTGA
- a CDS encoding dienelactone hydrolase family protein, which produces MKELDDWSLTTFSAGDETREVYRKDPPGGGRTGVIVLHEIPGIQPVLVDFANELVDHGHIVLLPRLFGTPGAGYSLPNVAGDLWQFCVRREFAILARGRTSPVAGWLRALARDLHEELGGEGVGVIGMCFTGGFALAMMADAPVIAPVVAEPSLPAAVGLPRGARLRGADLGLSPDDLRAVKSSSTQVLGLRYRCDPAVGSRWETLERELGGRFFAVDFDGKGHSVLTRDRQQAGVDRVIAFLDEKLLAGASRPVE; this is translated from the coding sequence ATGAAGGAGCTCGACGACTGGAGCCTGACGACGTTCAGTGCGGGCGACGAGACGCGCGAGGTCTATCGCAAGGACCCGCCTGGGGGCGGACGGACCGGCGTCATCGTGCTGCATGAGATCCCCGGGATCCAGCCCGTGCTCGTGGACTTCGCGAACGAGCTCGTGGACCACGGGCACATCGTGCTCCTGCCGCGACTGTTCGGAACACCCGGCGCCGGATACTCCCTCCCGAACGTCGCCGGCGACCTGTGGCAGTTCTGCGTCCGGCGCGAGTTCGCGATCCTCGCGCGCGGCAGGACCAGTCCTGTCGCCGGCTGGCTGCGCGCCCTCGCGCGCGACCTGCACGAGGAACTCGGGGGAGAGGGCGTGGGCGTGATCGGCATGTGCTTCACGGGCGGGTTCGCGCTGGCGATGATGGCGGATGCCCCGGTCATCGCGCCCGTCGTGGCGGAGCCATCCCTCCCGGCGGCGGTTGGCCTGCCGCGCGGTGCGCGCCTGCGCGGCGCGGACCTCGGGCTGAGTCCCGATGACCTCAGGGCGGTGAAGTCGTCGTCGACGCAGGTGCTCGGGCTGCGGTACAGGTGCGACCCCGCGGTGGGCTCGCGGTGGGAGACGCTCGAGCGCGAGCTCGGCGGCCGCTTCTTCGCGGTCGACTTCGACGGCAAGGGTCACTCCGTGCTCACGAGGGACCGTCAGCAGGCGGGTGTGGATCGCGTGATCGCGTTCCTCGACGAGAAGCTGCTCGCGGGGGCGAGTCGGCCGGTCGAGTAA
- a CDS encoding pyridoxal phosphate-dependent aminotransferase, which translates to MRQIPGAWLRTARGAGLVDADGTARPTIFAEMSALAVRTGAINLGQGFPDEDGPGEVLEAAREAIANGVNQYPPGRGIRTLLQAIAQHQQRFYGLELDPDRDVLVTAGATEAIAAALLALTDGPDDEVVVFEPHYDSYAACVALAGARLVTVPLRGDDFQPDLDELARAVTDRTRVILVNDPHNPTGAVFSREVLDEVVRLADRHDAIIVTDEVYEHLVFDRPHVPIATLPGAWDRTLTISSGGKTFSMTGWKIGWATGPADLIDAVLAVKQFLTYVNGAPFQPAIALGLGMPDEFFIGIADTLRAKRDVLGAGLREAGFAVRVPSGSYFTVADAAPLGATDADEFCRRLPERAGVVAIPLTAFATPEHRGEYATLVRFAACKRFDVLEEAASRLASLASLRT; encoded by the coding sequence ATGCGACAGATTCCCGGCGCCTGGCTCCGAACAGCCCGGGGCGCGGGCCTCGTCGACGCGGACGGCACGGCTCGCCCGACCATCTTCGCCGAGATGAGCGCGCTCGCTGTGCGCACCGGCGCGATCAACCTGGGCCAGGGCTTCCCCGACGAAGACGGACCGGGTGAGGTGCTCGAGGCGGCGCGCGAGGCGATCGCGAACGGTGTCAACCAGTACCCGCCGGGTCGCGGCATCCGGACTCTCCTCCAGGCCATCGCGCAGCACCAGCAGCGCTTCTACGGACTCGAGCTCGACCCGGACCGCGACGTGCTGGTCACCGCCGGCGCGACCGAGGCGATCGCGGCGGCACTGCTCGCCCTGACCGACGGACCCGACGACGAGGTGGTCGTGTTCGAGCCGCACTACGACTCGTACGCGGCGTGCGTCGCGCTCGCGGGCGCGCGGCTCGTGACGGTGCCGCTGCGCGGCGACGACTTCCAGCCCGACCTCGACGAGCTCGCGCGGGCCGTGACGGACCGCACGCGCGTGATCCTCGTGAACGACCCGCACAACCCCACCGGAGCCGTGTTCTCTCGCGAGGTGCTCGACGAGGTCGTCCGGCTCGCCGACCGCCACGACGCGATCATCGTCACCGACGAGGTCTACGAGCACCTCGTGTTCGATCGCCCGCACGTGCCGATCGCGACGCTTCCCGGCGCGTGGGACCGCACGCTCACGATCTCCTCGGGCGGCAAGACGTTCTCGATGACCGGCTGGAAGATCGGGTGGGCGACCGGCCCTGCCGACCTCATCGACGCCGTGCTCGCCGTCAAGCAGTTCCTCACCTACGTCAACGGCGCGCCGTTCCAGCCCGCGATCGCGCTCGGCCTCGGCATGCCCGACGAGTTCTTCATCGGGATCGCCGACACGCTCCGCGCGAAGCGCGACGTCCTGGGCGCGGGACTTCGCGAGGCGGGCTTCGCGGTGCGCGTGCCGTCCGGGTCGTATTTCACGGTGGCGGATGCCGCTCCGCTCGGCGCGACGGACGCCGACGAATTCTGCCGGCGCCTCCCCGAGCGGGCCGGCGTGGTCGCGATCCCGCTGACCGCGTTCGCGACGCCCGAGCACCGCGGCGAGTACGCGACGCTCGTCCGGTTCGCGGCGTGCAAGCGCTTCGACGTGCTCGAGGAGGCGGCGTCGCGGCTCGCGTCCCTCGCGTCGCTCAGAACCTGA
- a CDS encoding glycosyltransferase family 2 protein gives MPVLNERDYLRRAVESTLAQVVPGPSELIIALAPSTDGTDDLARELAAEDDRIVLVDNPAADIPIGLNLAIRAGRYPTIVRVDAHSELDPGYTRRALDTLTRVRAANVGGVMRADGRTPFQRAVARAYNSRIGLGGGAYHGGTREGEAESAYLGVIRRVVFDEVGGFDETIRRGEDWELNLRIRRAGYRVWFDPKLAVTYWPRESWSRLARQFIATGRWRGELVRRYGTRNSLRFFAPPLLVIAIALSVVVGVLQLARVLTGWWAVAASVVYIPVLVYVLLVLAVAIGPGGGSGWRDKLWTVAVLPTMHVSWGLGFIAGVLGGAHDTVDTSRLGDRNTPLP, from the coding sequence ATGCCCGTCCTGAACGAACGCGACTACCTGCGTCGCGCGGTCGAGTCGACCCTCGCGCAGGTCGTGCCGGGGCCGTCGGAGCTCATCATCGCGCTGGCGCCGTCGACCGACGGCACCGACGATCTCGCGCGCGAGCTGGCCGCGGAGGACGACCGCATCGTGCTCGTCGACAACCCGGCGGCCGACATCCCCATCGGGCTCAACCTCGCGATCCGCGCCGGCCGCTACCCGACCATCGTGCGCGTCGACGCCCACTCCGAGCTCGACCCCGGCTACACGCGGCGCGCGCTGGACACGCTCACGCGCGTGCGCGCGGCGAACGTCGGCGGCGTCATGCGGGCCGACGGGCGCACGCCGTTCCAGCGCGCCGTTGCGCGCGCATACAACTCGCGCATCGGCCTCGGAGGGGGCGCCTACCACGGCGGCACACGCGAGGGTGAAGCGGAGTCGGCGTACCTCGGCGTCATCCGGCGGGTGGTGTTCGATGAGGTCGGCGGCTTCGACGAGACGATTCGCCGCGGCGAGGACTGGGAGCTCAACCTGCGCATCCGGCGCGCGGGCTACCGCGTCTGGTTCGACCCGAAGCTCGCCGTCACGTACTGGCCGCGCGAGAGCTGGAGCCGCCTGGCGCGGCAGTTCATCGCGACGGGCCGATGGCGAGGCGAGCTCGTGCGCCGCTACGGCACCCGCAACTCCTTGCGCTTCTTCGCTCCCCCGCTGCTCGTGATCGCGATCGCGCTGTCGGTCGTCGTGGGGGTGCTCCAGCTGGCGCGCGTGCTCACCGGGTGGTGGGCGGTCGCGGCATCCGTCGTCTACATCCCCGTGCTCGTGTACGTGCTGCTCGTGCTCGCCGTGGCGATCGGCCCCGGCGGGGGCTCGGGCTGGCGCGACAAGCTCTGGACGGTCGCCGTGCTCCCGACGATGCACGTCTCCTGGGGACTCGGGTTCATCGCCGGTGTGCTCGGCGGCGCGCACGACACGGTCGACACATCACGCCTCGGCGACCGCAACACGCCGCTGCCGTGA
- a CDS encoding CDP-glycerol glycerophosphotransferase family protein: protein MASFSFGAGNARKLASIPLYAAGRVATLVIPRSRDEWVFGCAVGVADGALELWKVAAERRVPAVWLVANAREEADAAARGIRTVRKSSLRGFWRTARARVVVVTHGFGDVNRYAVSGAFVAQLWHGIPLKRIGLDSSETVRPPARLPRAVAVLVRRGLAAMYRAAAQRIDVLPAASHLVRARLESAFGLPDGRVPVTGEPRVDVLSRGEPAVRRSAARARMDEATGPLDPRSRLVLYAPTWRDGEPDPAIPDAARWRAIVDTLERHDAVLLVRSHPLGAGEYRPPFPTERVRSLSSDLVADVTPLLPGLDVLVTDYSSLAFDASLVPLPTLFLAPDVEAYGHRRGFYGRFSDVAGDDWSADWRGLVEQLDAVLGDDAARAERVARAERLSSRVHAFRDGRNTERVYRAIETGLARRGAPGSGGSRSAPPSRHPTPPPTKGTR from the coding sequence GTGGCGTCCTTCTCGTTCGGCGCGGGAAACGCGCGCAAGCTCGCGAGCATCCCGCTCTACGCCGCCGGACGCGTCGCCACGCTCGTGATCCCGCGCTCGCGCGACGAGTGGGTCTTCGGGTGCGCGGTCGGCGTCGCCGACGGTGCGCTGGAGTTGTGGAAGGTCGCGGCCGAGCGCCGCGTGCCGGCGGTGTGGCTGGTCGCGAACGCGCGAGAAGAGGCGGATGCTGCGGCCCGCGGCATCCGGACCGTCCGCAAATCCTCCCTGCGGGGCTTCTGGCGCACCGCGCGCGCCCGCGTCGTCGTGGTGACCCACGGGTTCGGCGACGTCAACCGGTACGCCGTGTCGGGCGCGTTCGTCGCGCAGCTGTGGCACGGGATCCCGCTCAAGCGGATCGGGCTGGACTCGTCCGAGACGGTGCGTCCGCCGGCGCGACTGCCGCGCGCCGTCGCGGTCCTCGTGCGGCGAGGCCTCGCGGCGATGTACCGTGCGGCGGCCCAGCGCATCGATGTGCTGCCGGCGGCGTCGCACCTCGTGCGCGCGCGGCTCGAGTCGGCGTTCGGCCTTCCGGACGGGCGCGTGCCCGTGACGGGCGAGCCGCGCGTCGACGTGCTCTCGCGAGGAGAGCCTGCCGTGCGCAGGAGCGCCGCCCGCGCGCGCATGGACGAGGCGACAGGTCCGCTCGATCCGCGTTCGCGGCTGGTGCTGTACGCGCCGACCTGGCGCGATGGCGAGCCGGACCCCGCGATCCCGGATGCCGCGCGGTGGCGCGCGATCGTCGACACGCTCGAACGCCACGATGCCGTGCTGCTCGTGCGCTCGCATCCGCTCGGGGCGGGGGAGTACCGGCCGCCGTTCCCGACCGAGCGCGTCCGCTCCCTCAGCAGCGACCTCGTGGCAGACGTCACACCGCTCCTGCCCGGCCTCGACGTTCTCGTGACGGACTACTCGTCGCTCGCGTTCGACGCGTCCCTCGTGCCGTTGCCGACCCTCTTCCTCGCGCCCGACGTCGAGGCCTACGGGCACCGGCGGGGATTCTACGGCCGCTTCTCCGACGTCGCGGGCGACGACTGGTCCGCCGACTGGCGAGGTCTCGTGGAGCAGCTCGACGCCGTCCTCGGCGACGATGCCGCGCGCGCGGAGCGCGTGGCTCGGGCCGAGCGCCTGAGCTCGCGCGTGCACGCGTTCCGCGACGGCCGCAACACCGAGAGGGTGTACCGTGCGATCGAGACGGGGCTCGCGCGGCGCGGCGCGCCCGGCTCGGGCGGCTCGAGGAGCGCGCCGCCTTCGCGGCATCCGACCCCACCCCCGACGAAGGGAACCCGATGA
- a CDS encoding CDP-glycerol glycerophosphotransferase family protein: MTDARFSTDGGASLILTGTGARPQSVELVGPRARTTGALTGRGKTWRAVIPLRAARWGGPELPLPVAEYRLRLIDADGAETAVETSVPLTQLGTLRASLEGGVVRVGPPIDPAYDSGEGQAALERRYATRPGGLENAVFFESFYGRNASCNPLAIDRELTKRAPNVTRYWSVVDLSVQVPDGAIPVVEGSPEWWRARGAARLLVVNDWLRRRFARRKGQVVLQTWHGTPLKRLALHRPGFDPRRAAAVIRESRRWDVLLAQNPYAERILRKAYAFLRRPVWVEGYPRNDVLVNGDGTATRRALGIGDDERVLLYAPTWRDDRAEIVDFVDPAELAAATDSVVLVRGHSRTLQPGRDAEGPRVIDVTRFPDTSQLLLVADALITDYSSVMFDYSVTGKPMFFLVPDLERYRGELRGFYFDLVERAPGPVVRTQDELVAALLDVDPSLFADAYARWRATFNARDDGHAAERVVNRILDQGFVDAG; encoded by the coding sequence ATGACCGACGCCCGCTTCTCGACCGACGGCGGGGCGAGCCTGATCCTGACGGGCACCGGCGCCCGTCCGCAGTCCGTGGAACTGGTCGGCCCGCGCGCGCGGACGACCGGCGCGCTGACGGGCCGCGGCAAGACCTGGCGCGCGGTGATCCCGCTGCGGGCGGCCCGCTGGGGTGGTCCGGAGCTGCCGCTGCCGGTCGCGGAGTACCGGCTTCGCCTCATCGACGCCGACGGGGCCGAGACGGCGGTCGAGACATCCGTCCCGCTCACCCAGCTCGGCACTCTGCGCGCGAGCCTGGAGGGCGGTGTCGTCCGCGTGGGGCCGCCGATCGACCCCGCGTACGACTCCGGCGAGGGGCAGGCGGCACTCGAGCGGCGCTACGCGACCCGGCCGGGCGGGCTGGAGAACGCGGTGTTCTTCGAGAGCTTCTACGGCCGCAACGCGAGCTGCAATCCGCTGGCGATCGACCGGGAGCTGACCAAGCGCGCGCCGAACGTCACGCGCTACTGGAGCGTCGTCGACCTGTCGGTGCAGGTGCCCGACGGCGCGATCCCGGTCGTCGAGGGCAGCCCCGAGTGGTGGCGCGCTCGTGGCGCTGCGCGCCTGCTCGTCGTGAACGACTGGCTGCGCCGGCGCTTCGCGCGCCGCAAGGGGCAGGTCGTGCTGCAGACGTGGCATGGAACCCCGCTCAAGCGCCTCGCGCTGCACCGGCCCGGGTTCGACCCCCGCCGGGCGGCCGCGGTCATCCGCGAATCGCGTCGGTGGGACGTGCTGCTCGCGCAGAACCCGTATGCGGAGCGAATCCTGCGCAAGGCGTACGCCTTCCTGCGCCGGCCGGTGTGGGTCGAGGGCTACCCCCGCAACGACGTCCTCGTGAACGGGGACGGCACGGCCACGCGCCGCGCGCTGGGGATCGGCGACGACGAGCGCGTGCTGCTGTACGCGCCGACCTGGCGCGACGATCGCGCGGAGATCGTGGACTTCGTCGATCCCGCCGAGCTCGCCGCAGCGACCGACAGCGTCGTGCTCGTGCGCGGGCACTCACGCACGCTGCAACCCGGGCGCGACGCCGAGGGCCCGCGCGTGATCGACGTGACGAGGTTCCCCGACACGTCGCAGCTGCTCCTCGTCGCCGACGCGCTCATCACGGACTACTCCTCCGTCATGTTCGACTACTCGGTGACGGGCAAGCCGATGTTCTTCCTCGTGCCGGACCTCGAGCGCTACCGTGGCGAGCTGCGCGGTTTCTACTTCGACCTCGTCGAGCGGGCTCCCGGCCCCGTCGTGCGGACCCAGGACGAGCTCGTCGCCGCGCTCCTCGACGTCGACCCGTCGCTGTTCGCCGACGCGTACGCGCGGTGGCGGGCGACGTTCAACGCGCGCGACGACGGTCACGCGGCAGAGCGCGTCGTGAACCGGATCCTCGATCAGGGGTTCGTCGACGCGGGGTGA
- a CDS encoding S1C family serine protease, producing MSEIDEGRQSDQNPTAGEPAAEAAQPAAESPQPTAENPPAAESQSPQPAAESAQPASQAPENTTDAPGSATPTVPPAPSAQPQQPAWQPPAAGAPHPGAPYGAQQGQYGRPAQPGQPGQPGQPGGNAFVRPPHPQAYARQPYPGQASHPGQPAYPAYPVAHASSHTSSNPTVPLGPAGEASGSSTPTGATKTTRSEKKGAGRTIAAAVVAAALVGGAAGVGGAWAGANWFSPSPTVATSGPSTVTINDPDSVNQTTAIAAKVVPSVVTISATSGAGGGTGSGVILTEDGYVVTNTHVVTLDGATNDAQIRVTTSDGRVYDAEVVGTDPTYDLAVIKLQDASGLTPIEFGDSSKLNVGDETIAVGAPLGLSNTVTTGIVSALNRSIQIASAAVPDAEGDDDAGRPTPREGEGPFQFDFGQGPRQNAPSATISIAVIQTDAAINPGNSGGALVDSEGRLIGINVAIATAGGGQAEGSGSIGVGFSIPSGIAKRVADEIIENGEATHGLLGASVQSAAFVEGSTISGAHIAEIVPGGAADEAGLQVGDVVTEFNGVPITDSVDLTAQVRAAAGGSDATLTYVRDGESHTIDVTLGTLEP from the coding sequence ATGAGCGAGATCGACGAGGGACGCCAGAGCGACCAGAACCCCACCGCGGGTGAGCCGGCAGCTGAGGCCGCGCAGCCTGCGGCCGAATCCCCGCAGCCCACGGCCGAGAACCCGCCCGCGGCGGAGTCCCAGTCCCCGCAGCCTGCGGCCGAGTCCGCGCAGCCCGCGTCCCAGGCCCCCGAGAACACGACGGACGCCCCCGGGTCCGCGACACCCACCGTGCCGCCGGCACCGTCCGCGCAGCCCCAGCAGCCCGCATGGCAGCCGCCGGCCGCCGGCGCACCTCACCCGGGCGCGCCGTACGGGGCGCAGCAGGGCCAGTACGGCCGTCCCGCACAGCCCGGCCAGCCCGGTCAGCCCGGTCAGCCCGGAGGCAACGCGTTCGTGCGCCCGCCGCACCCGCAGGCGTACGCCAGGCAGCCTTACCCGGGGCAGGCCTCGCACCCCGGCCAGCCTGCCTACCCCGCTTACCCCGTCGCACACGCGTCGAGCCACACGTCCTCGAACCCGACGGTTCCCCTCGGCCCGGCGGGCGAGGCATCCGGATCATCGACGCCGACCGGTGCGACCAAGACCACCCGCTCCGAGAAGAAGGGCGCCGGCCGCACGATCGCGGCGGCCGTGGTCGCCGCAGCCCTCGTGGGCGGTGCGGCGGGCGTCGGAGGCGCGTGGGCCGGCGCGAACTGGTTCTCGCCCTCGCCGACGGTCGCGACATCGGGTCCTTCGACCGTGACCATCAACGACCCCGACTCGGTCAACCAGACCACTGCGATCGCCGCCAAGGTCGTGCCGAGCGTCGTCACGATCTCGGCGACGAGCGGCGCCGGTGGCGGCACCGGCTCGGGCGTCATCCTCACCGAGGACGGCTACGTCGTCACGAACACGCACGTCGTGACCCTCGACGGCGCGACCAACGACGCCCAGATCCGCGTCACGACGTCGGACGGACGCGTGTACGACGCCGAGGTCGTCGGCACCGATCCCACGTACGACCTCGCCGTCATCAAGCTGCAGGACGCGTCGGGCCTCACTCCCATCGAGTTCGGCGACTCGTCGAAGCTCAACGTCGGCGATGAGACGATCGCCGTGGGTGCGCCCCTGGGCCTGTCGAACACCGTCACGACGGGCATCGTGAGCGCGCTCAACCGGTCGATCCAGATCGCCTCCGCAGCCGTGCCCGACGCCGAGGGCGACGACGATGCTGGCCGCCCCACGCCGCGCGAGGGCGAGGGTCCGTTCCAATTCGACTTCGGCCAGGGGCCGCGCCAGAACGCACCGTCCGCGACCATCTCGATCGCGGTCATCCAGACCGACGCTGCGATCAACCCGGGCAACTCGGGTGGCGCGCTCGTCGACTCCGAGGGCAGGCTCATCGGAATCAACGTCGCCATCGCGACGGCGGGCGGCGGCCAGGCCGAGGGCTCCGGCTCGATCGGAGTCGGCTTCTCGATCCCGTCCGGCATCGCCAAGCGCGTGGCCGACGAGATCATCGAGAACGGCGAGGCAACCCACGGCCTGCTCGGCGCGAGCGTCCAGTCCGCCGCCTTCGTCGAGGGCTCGACGATCAGCGGTGCGCACATCGCCGAGATCGTCCCCGGCGGCGCGGCCGACGAGGCCGGGCTGCAGGTGGGCGACGTCGTCACCGAGTTCAACGGCGTTCCCATCACCGACTCCGTCGACCTGACCGCGCAGGTTCGCGCGGCGGCAGGCGGGAGCGATGCGACGCTCACATATGTGCGCGACGGCGAGTCGCACACCATCGACGTGACGCTCGGCACGCTCGAGCCCTGA
- a CDS encoding maltokinase N-terminal cap-like domain-containing protein, giving the protein MDSTLACLAAWMTRQRWYAGKGRAPSLRLVAWFDLAIAGQEADAADPALLRVRTFLVLDEGALPVVLYQVPIVARATASVEDSGDHVIGDPEPGVTFIDGPHDPVYARALFSLVTRGGAGSGPRTTARGVPAADFETHTASYESTVLTGEQSNTSIIYRSADGGPSVICKVFRQLHPGLNPDIELQSALCAAGSTHVPAAVGLLEGTWPDLATAGGSVSGSLAFAQEFLPDVDDAWRVALRAAARREDFSASAREIGEATADVHVALARLFPTHETHPGDREATAATWTRRLTMAIAEVPGIAEQRDAIEAVYARALEAAWPPLQRIHGDLHLGQVLHSPGRGWVLLDFEGEPLRPMAERVRADLALRDVAGMLRSFDYVAGSIRLDTPEQSPDAALAWARDARRAFLDGYAAVSGLELDVQRDLLAALEIDKAVYEAIYEARNRPTWVPIPLRAIARLVEQPAVNA; this is encoded by the coding sequence ATGGACAGCACGCTCGCGTGCCTCGCCGCATGGATGACGCGGCAGCGCTGGTACGCCGGCAAGGGGCGCGCGCCGAGCCTGCGTCTGGTCGCGTGGTTCGACCTCGCGATCGCAGGCCAGGAGGCGGATGCGGCCGATCCCGCCCTCCTCCGCGTGCGCACGTTCCTCGTGCTCGACGAGGGGGCCTTGCCCGTCGTGCTGTATCAGGTGCCGATCGTCGCGCGCGCGACGGCGAGCGTCGAGGATTCCGGCGACCACGTCATCGGCGACCCCGAGCCGGGCGTGACGTTCATCGACGGACCGCACGATCCCGTCTACGCGCGCGCGCTCTTCTCGCTCGTGACCCGCGGCGGCGCGGGCTCCGGCCCGCGCACGACGGCCAGGGGCGTGCCCGCGGCCGACTTCGAGACCCACACCGCCTCGTACGAGTCGACGGTGCTCACCGGCGAGCAGTCGAACACGTCGATCATCTATCGCAGCGCCGACGGAGGGCCGTCGGTGATCTGCAAAGTCTTCCGGCAGCTGCATCCGGGTCTGAATCCCGACATCGAGCTGCAGAGCGCGCTGTGCGCGGCCGGTTCGACGCACGTCCCCGCGGCCGTCGGCCTGCTCGAGGGAACGTGGCCGGACCTCGCGACCGCCGGCGGCTCGGTGAGCGGCTCGCTCGCGTTCGCGCAGGAGTTCCTGCCCGACGTCGACGACGCGTGGCGCGTCGCGCTGCGCGCCGCCGCCCGGCGCGAGGACTTCTCGGCCTCGGCGCGCGAGATCGGCGAGGCCACCGCCGATGTGCACGTCGCGCTGGCGCGGCTGTTCCCGACACACGAGACCCACCCGGGCGATCGCGAGGCCACCGCCGCGACGTGGACGCGCCGGCTCACGATGGCGATCGCAGAGGTTCCCGGCATCGCCGAGCAGCGCGACGCGATCGAGGCGGTCTACGCGCGAGCGCTCGAAGCCGCGTGGCCGCCCCTGCAGCGCATCCACGGCGACCTCCACCTCGGCCAGGTCCTCCACTCGCCCGGGCGCGGGTGGGTGCTGCTCGACTTCGAAGGCGAGCCGCTGCGGCCGATGGCCGAGCGCGTGCGAGCAGACCTCGCGTTGCGCGACGTCGCCGGAATGCTCCGCTCGTTCGACTACGTCGCCGGCTCGATCCGCCTCGACACCCCCGAGCAGTCGCCCGATGCGGCGCTCGCGTGGGCGCGCGATGCGCGGCGCGCGTTCCTCGACGGGTACGCCGCCGTGTCGGGTCTCGAACTGGATGTGCAACGCGATCTGCTCGCGGCGCTCGAGATCGACAAGGCCGTGTACGAGGCGATCTACGAGGCGCGCAACCGCCCCACGTGGGTCCCGATCCCTCTGCGGGCGATCGCGCGGCTCGTCGAGCAGCCGGCCGTCAACGCCTGA